A stretch of the Bacillus sp. B-jedd genome encodes the following:
- a CDS encoding CsbA family protein: MIQYLSAFFLPGLAVMLFARVTYNRVIGLALTVALIAASVYKGYTDSWGLIIVDAFSLTAGFWAATLFIPKRTKKQA, translated from the coding sequence GTGATTCAATATTTATCGGCATTCTTCCTGCCGGGGCTGGCCGTCATGCTCTTTGCCCGGGTCACCTATAACCGGGTCATTGGACTCGCCTTGACTGTCGCCTTGATCGCCGCATCTGTTTATAAAGGCTACACCGACAGCTGGGGCCTGATCATCGTTGACGCCTTCTCGCTCACAGCAGGCTTTTGGGCGGCGACACTTTTCATCCCAAAGCGCACGAAGAAACAGGCTTGA